One Primulina tabacum isolate GXHZ01 chromosome 10, ASM2559414v2, whole genome shotgun sequence DNA segment encodes these proteins:
- the LOC142504935 gene encoding uncharacterized protein LOC142504935, producing the protein MGPEKKMLRIAPDLDPRFMEELITCLQVNLSVFTWSAQELTGTTPDWRRSVEHLAECPPKRGIEANPEKVRAIQDMVPPRGPNDVQKLVGRIAELARFISRSAHRSSPFFRTLRKAKKFEWDTDCEKAFGDLKKYLAELPVLAKPAAGEPWWVYLSAPREL; encoded by the exons ATGGGACCCGAAAAGAAGATGCTCAGAATAGCCCCTGACCTTGACCCAAGGTTTATGGAGGAACTTATTACTTGCTTACAGGTCAATCTCAGCGTATTCACTTGGTCAGCTCAAGAGCTCACCGGGACAACCCCGGATTGGCGGAGATCGGTTGAACATCTTGCCGAATGCCCGCCAA AGAGGGGGATTGAGGCTAACCCCGAGAAGGTTCGAGCTATTCAAGACATGGTTCCTCCTCGAGGACCCAATGATGTGCAAAAGTTAGTAGGAAGGATTGCTGAGCTGGCGAGGTTTATCTCGAGATCTGCTCACAGAAGCTCACCGTTCTTCCGGACTTTGCGAAAggcgaaaaaatttgaatggGATACGGACTGCGAGAAAGCTTTTGGAGATTTGAAGAAGTACCTTGCTGAGCTGCCTGTCTTGGCCAAACCGGCAGCAGGTGAGCCTTGGTGGGTATATTTATCTGCACCAAGGGAGCTGTGA
- the LOC142504936 gene encoding uncharacterized protein LOC142504936 has protein sequence MEGSTQQPVYYVSHAHKGTEIRYSALENLALALVMTVRRLRPYFLSHPILVLTKSSLGRILTHSDMCGHLVKRTTELGEYDIWYEPRTDIKGQALADFLAETVHQENEDPWKVYVDGSLSKDGSGVGVVLISPAGEEVKLAVWLDFRASNNEAEHEAVLAGLRAARNVGDTRVLIFSDSQLVAQQMKGIYDVKNEKLIEYAQ, from the coding sequence ATGGAGGGATCAACTCAACAGCCAGTCTATTATGTTTCACATGCACACAAGGGGACAGAGATAAGGTACTCAGCGTTGGAAAATTTGGCTTTGGCCTTAGTGATGACAGTGAGACGTTTGAGACCCTACTTCCTATCTCATCCAATTTTGGTGCTCACCAAAAGTTCATTGGGGAGGATCTTAACTCATTCAGATATGTGTGGCCATTTGGTTAAGAGGACTACTGAGCTGGGAGAGTATGACATCTGGTATGAGCCGAGAACAGATATTAAAGGGCAAGCCTTAGCTGATTTTCTAGCTGAGACCGTGCATCAGGAGAATGAGGACCCTTGGAAGGTGTATGTGGATGGTTCCTTGTCGAAAGATGGAAGTGGGGTGGGAGTAGTACTGATTTCGCCAGCGGGGGAGGAGGTGAAGTTAGCGGTATGGTTGGACTTTCGAGCATCCAACAATGAGGcagagcatgaggctgtgttggCAGGACTTCGAGCTGCCAGAAACGTGGGAGATACCCGGGTACTTATTTTTTCTGACTCACAGTTGGTAGCACAACAGATGAAGGGAATATATGAtgtgaaaaatgaaaaacttaTTGAGTATGCTCAATAA